In the genome of Rhizobium etli 8C-3, one region contains:
- the murA gene encoding UDP-N-acetylglucosamine 1-carboxyvinyltransferase, whose translation MDRIRIVGGNELNGIIPISGAKNAALPLMIASLLTSDTLTLENVPHLADVELLMRILGNHGVDVAVNGRRERQEDSYARTIHFTCRTIVDTTAPYELVSKMRASFWVIGPLLAREGHCRVSLPGGCAIGTRPVDLFLEGLAALGANLEIDGGYINATAPNGGLIGTRYTFPKVSVGATHVMMMAATLARGTTVIGNAAREPEVADLANCLNAMGAKISGHGTSTITIEGVQSLSGARHRVLPDRIETGTYAMAVAMTGGDVVLENTDAALLETAFETLRRAGAEISPTNNGVRVRRNGAGIRPVDVVTDPFPGFPTDLQAQFMALMTRSSGISHVTETIFENRFMHVQELARLGAKISLSGQTAKIEGVPRLKGAPVMATDLRASVSLVIAGLAAEGETVVSRVYHLDRGFERLEEKLTRCGAIVERVSE comes from the coding sequence ATGGATCGTATCAGAATTGTCGGCGGTAATGAGCTCAATGGCATCATTCCGATTTCCGGCGCCAAGAATGCTGCCTTGCCGCTGATGATCGCCTCGCTTTTGACCAGCGACACCTTGACGCTTGAAAACGTCCCTCATCTTGCAGATGTCGAGCTTTTGATGCGCATCCTCGGCAATCATGGTGTCGACGTTGCCGTCAACGGCCGCCGCGAGCGCCAGGAAGACTCCTACGCACGCACGATCCATTTCACCTGCCGCACCATCGTCGATACGACCGCGCCCTATGAGCTGGTCTCCAAGATGCGCGCTTCCTTCTGGGTCATCGGACCGCTGCTGGCGCGCGAAGGCCATTGCCGCGTTTCTTTGCCGGGCGGCTGCGCCATCGGCACCCGTCCGGTGGATCTGTTTCTCGAAGGACTTGCAGCGCTCGGGGCAAACCTTGAAATCGACGGCGGCTACATCAACGCGACGGCACCGAACGGAGGTCTGATCGGCACGCGCTACACTTTCCCGAAAGTTTCCGTCGGTGCGACCCATGTAATGATGATGGCGGCAACGCTCGCGCGCGGCACCACGGTCATCGGCAATGCCGCCCGCGAACCGGAAGTCGCTGACCTCGCCAACTGCCTGAACGCCATGGGCGCGAAGATTTCCGGCCACGGCACCTCGACGATCACCATCGAAGGCGTGCAGTCGCTTTCGGGCGCGCGCCACCGTGTCCTGCCGGATCGTATCGAGACTGGCACCTATGCCATGGCCGTCGCGATGACCGGTGGCGACGTGGTTCTGGAAAACACCGATGCAGCTCTGCTCGAAACCGCATTCGAGACGCTTCGCCGTGCCGGGGCGGAAATCTCGCCGACCAACAACGGCGTGCGCGTCAGGCGCAATGGTGCCGGCATCAGGCCGGTCGATGTCGTGACCGATCCGTTCCCCGGCTTTCCGACGGACCTGCAGGCGCAATTCATGGCGCTGATGACGCGCTCCTCCGGCATTTCGCATGTGACGGAAACCATCTTCGAAAACCGCTTCATGCATGTGCAGGAGCTTGCCCGCCTCGGCGCGAAAATCTCGCTTTCCGGCCAGACGGCGAAGATTGAGGGCGTGCCGCGGCTGAAGGGCGCTCCGGTGATGGCAACGGACCTGCGTGCTTCCGTTTCGCTGGTGATCGCCGGTCTTGCCGCCGAAGGCGAGACCGTGGTGTCGCGCGTCTATCACCTCGATCGCGGCTTCGAGAGGCTGGAAGAAAAGCTCACCCGCTGTGGTGCGATCGTCGAGCGCGTCAGCGAGTAG
- a CDS encoding DUF2948 family protein, which translates to MTDLKLLALDSEDLAVVSAHMQDSVFKVGDMAWSPRDGQFSIAANRFVWEDALNKRKGFERHRAALIFKRVLAVRSTGIDRKRRDDVLSLLSVGFEQKGEGPDGTIELTLAGAAEIVLDVECIEVQLADIGGAWETASKPRHPGA; encoded by the coding sequence ATGACCGATTTGAAGCTTCTTGCGCTCGATAGTGAAGACCTTGCCGTGGTCTCCGCACATATGCAGGACAGCGTCTTCAAGGTCGGGGACATGGCCTGGTCGCCACGGGACGGGCAGTTTTCGATAGCCGCCAACCGCTTTGTCTGGGAAGATGCCCTGAACAAGCGCAAGGGTTTCGAGCGCCACCGGGCAGCGCTGATCTTCAAGCGCGTCCTGGCAGTCCGCTCCACCGGGATCGACCGCAAGCGGCGGGACGATGTACTGTCCCTGCTGTCGGTCGGTTTCGAACAGAAGGGCGAGGGCCCGGATGGCACGATCGAGCTGACGCTTGCCGGGGCGGCCGAGATCGTCCTCGACGTCGAATGCATTGAAGTGCAGCTTGCCGATATTGGTGGGGCATGGGAAACCGCCTCCAAGCCCCGTCACCCGGGTGCGTAA